A region of the Sarcophilus harrisii chromosome 3, mSarHar1.11, whole genome shotgun sequence genome:
tataaatgctctaaattactattgatcagagaaatgcaaattaagacaactctgaggtaccactacatacctctcagattggctaaagtgacaagaaaagaaaattattaatgttggaggggatgtgggaaaactgaaacactaatacattgttggtggaattgtgaatggatccaaccattctggaaatcaatttggaactatgtccaaagggctatcaaactttgcatatactttgatccagcaacatttttactgagcttatatctcaaagagatcttaaaggagggaaagggacccacatgtgcaaaaatgtttgtggcagccctttttgtagtggcaagaaactagaaactgagtggatgcccagttggagaatggctgaataaattatggcatatacaTGTTATAAGAAagaaccaacaggatgatttcagagaggcttggagaaatttacatgaagtgaaatgagcagaaccaggagatcattatacacagcaacaaaattatatgatgatcaattctgatggacatggctctcttcaacaatgaagatgattgaagccagttccaatggttttgtgatgaagagccatctacacccagagagaggactgtgggaactgagtgtgaatcacaacatcacattttcactccttttgttgttgtttgcttgaattttattttctttttcattttttcttcctttttgatcagattgttcttgtgcagcaagataattaaataaatatgtatgcctatttcgatttggatatatattttaccatgcttaacatatattggattacttgctggctagggaaggggttggggggaaggtggggaaattGTAACAAatagttttgcaagggtcaattttgaaaagtaatccttgcaaatgttttgtaaataaaaagcttcaattaaaaaaagtattGTATTATTTCTCAGTGCAAGCAACTCTGCTCTTTTCTGCCTTTTCAGTTTTGAAATCATCTCATTGCATATCTGTATaacttttcccaaatatatacaCTGATATATTATCCCAATGAACAGGGAATCTAACTCTGTTCTTAAGTCTGTAAATTAGacattttaaatcaatttaacttttttctctatatacatatatatatatatatatatatatatatatatatatatattacaattacaatatatatattgtatttattgtttgtttattttacatcttcctcttcaccaaaaaaaagagGTTTTGATTCAGTGGAATCAAATGCAGCTTATAACTTTGTGTGCTTATAACTTTACATCCTCCAAATCCCAAGGTAAAAGTATTATCTTATAATCTAGAGTCAGATGAACCACTTTATCAGCAAGGGGGCCAATGggaaatatagttttatttttgttttctcagccagcagaaatttttaaatggaagaatgagaaatagaaaaatctagaatttttttttacatcttttaatTTTCTACTGACCAGCTTTGGTTTCTATTTTCTGTGATCCTATACTATCTCCTTCCAATTGGGAAAATCCACATATCTCCATTTGCCCACTTGCCAATAATAGgctaaataaatgtatatgctAAAATCATTGAACCTACAGAAGTTATGGCATGAAAATCCTTTTAAGGAGATAGGCATATATCCTTTTCTTTATGCTATCATGACAGTGCTTTTATGATCAGCTTTTAAAGAGCACTTTTGTGAAGTTAAATACAACAAAATTGTCTCAATTTATGTTTAATAAACTAAGAGCAGGTTTTCTTAACCAGAAACAGGAGATGTTGGGGCCTTGGTAGCCTTTAAGTCTCTATGATAATGATTCTTAAGCTACAGTCTATGAACTTGCTCTACCTACATGAATGCATACATGcttgcatacatatacacaatttacatttgtacacgtgtgtgtatgtttatatgtgtatattgtgaagatcgtgtatttttaaatcaacaggagtcaggaattcaggttaggggaaaaccgtcagtctttattctcagtgaagaaggatcggaggtggaagagaatcggcgatagcaatgtgtgcagctgagtcaagaagctagctcgaccagcagccacacaaccagcagcttggagtctcgaacccaggcccaatctctcccagcttctcttcctgtctctctctctgcctccacccaccaaaatcgtcatttcctatacaacacatcaggacttgcagggagagtgggcagggaccattctttatccaatcatgtatattaatagagtatagcccaagtACTAGTTAGCCTCACTTACTTGgcacctcagtgcatcaattcaaacctcagcccattacatatttTCTTTAGTAAGTTGTCTTATCATGATTTCTCTTGCTGCATTTTAACCAATAGTTCGTATGACAACtatctgcaaatgtcccacaaattCAGCTCGAGAATTTacctcaccaccaaacattcagcaagcaccaatcaGTGAGGAGAGCCATTATGTAAGTAtaagccattatctcacatctaATAGGTAATTACCCTTAAGTGCTCTaatgtctgattcaagcacaacttttcagagtttcagccctctacaggaaAACCCTCAACAAGATAAATATAAGTCCAGTACAATATAACTCCAATGTTCAACTCTCCACCCAAGAAGTGATGAGGAAACGCATCTCTTCTGTGGAGAGGACAGCAAAAATTATCATGAAATACTTAATATATTCAGTGTGGATGCTGAATCACTTCAAAGAacaacatttttctctttctctttattgattGTAATCCAGGATCACTTGTTGCCTATTGGAAAGCATGAACTCTGTTCAGAACTCAGGGAGATGTAGAAATAAAAGCTGTTCAATTAATATTACTCtttcaaaaaaaactttatgCTAGATGTTTTCAAGGAACATGCAGGAAAAATCTTTACTGTGCTTAGTCCCACACATTCTCTTGTCCCTCTAAGCCAAGGTGATATTTTATTCACTAATACTTCTTGATGTGTGAGGCTTGGGATTATGtgcttttctttcaaataaagcttttaaaagcCAGATGAAGATATTGTACTCTGAGGAGACCAGGGAGGCCAGAAGGTAGATAAGCACTGTGGGTGGTTGGTAGGAAGACCTTGGTTGTGCCTCTTTCACTGAGGACTTTCTGAGGTGAGAAGAAGCCTCTTATCCAAAAGGAGGGCAAAAGATTCACACCTTGAAGGAGGGTGGGGCTCCTCTGTGTCAGGCACCTATATAAAGCCTGGGATGAGACAGACTGAGACATTCTCCCCTCTGCAAGCAGAGCTCAAGGCTGGGAACTGTGAGGCTGAAGCAAAGATCCCAGAAGAAGCAGAGCAGAAAATGGCCTCTTGCCCAAACTTGACTCCACTTGTCCAGGAGGCACTCATCTGCCCCATCTGTAGGGAGTACTTCACAAACCCAGCGTCACTTGAGTGTGGCCACACTTTTTGTCAAAGTTGCCTCCTCAGGAGCTGTAAGGAGAACTCTGCTCTTCTCTCATGCACAGAGTGCAAGAGGATTATCCAGGTGAGGGCTTTCCAAGTCAATGTGAGTCTTGGGCTGAAGGCTGCTGCTGCCATAAAGCGGAGAGCCTATTGCTTGCAGGATCCTGTAGGACCTGGCAAGTGTGAGGTCCATCAGGAAATCCGGAAGCGGCTCTGCGGGGAGCATCGCCGCCCCATCTGTGTGGCCTGCTCTGGGTGCCAGGGGCATGAGACTCCCATACTCACTGGGATTGATAGGATTGCAGAGGACTTCAGGAAGAAACTCCGAGAGAGTGTGAAAGAGTTGtgcagggaaagggagaaagttgCACAAATGTTGCAGAATGAGAAGGTCTTATTGGAAAAGTTGCAAGAGAAGGCAGAGTCTCAAAAGAAGCATATTATGCACTCATTCCAAAAAATATTAGAGTTcctggaggaagagaagaaggagtgCCTGTCAAATGTGGAAAAGCAGATCAGGGCCAAGGTGGATGTCCAGGAGAGGAGAATTACAGCACTAGTCAACCAGAATCAAGAATTCAGGAAGAGAATCACAGAGTTAGAGGAGGAGTGCAAGAAACCTGATCTGGATTTGCTGCGGAATGTGAGAGAAATAGTCAAAAGGAATGAACCTGTGCTTCACGAGGAACCACAAAACTTCTGCCTCAAGATGATTATATGTCCCATCCCTGCAATCATAGAAGCAATTTCCCGGTTCAAAGTGGACATCACTTTGGATCCTAACACTGCTAGTCCGGGTCTCATCATATCTGAAGATCTGAAGAGTGTGAGCTATGATGCAACACAAGGGAGAGAGCTCAACCCTAATGGGGGGTTTGAAGGTTTGCTTCTGGTTCTTGCTACTCAGTCCTTCATTTCACAGAGATGCTATTGGGAGGTGCAGGTGCCTGGCAACACTTCCTGGAGCCTTGGTGTTTGTAAATTATTACCAGAGCTGAAAAGCTTCTTTACACTTATGGCTATTGCCAAGGATAA
Encoded here:
- the LOC105750236 gene encoding E3 ubiquitin-protein ligase TRIM11-like encodes the protein MRQTETFSPLQAELKAGNCEAEAKIPEEAEQKMASCPNLTPLVQEALICPICREYFTNPASLECGHTFCQSCLLRSCKENSALLSCTECKRIIQVRAFQVNVSLGLKAAAAIKRRAYCLQDPVGPGKCEVHQEIRKRLCGEHRRPICVACSGCQGHETPILTGIDRIAEDFRKKLRESVKELCREREKVAQMLQNEKVLLEKLQEKAESQKKHIMHSFQKILEFLEEEKKECLSNVEKQIRAKVDVQERRITALVNQNQEFRKRITELEEECKKPDLDLLRNVREIVKRNEPVLHEEPQNFCLKMIICPIPAIIEAISRFKVDITLDPNTASPGLIISEDLKSVSYDATQGRELNPNGGFEGLLLVLATQSFISQRCYWEVQVPGNTSWSLGVCKLLPELKSFFTLMAIAKDNGNYLYASSKSHLQENINLRYLCTSESAFKVGIFLDYHRGDISFYHVNERCLIYTFPTISFSGPLKPLFSLTTKGLVTDCSLTICP